In Rutidosis leptorrhynchoides isolate AG116_Rl617_1_P2 chromosome 2, CSIRO_AGI_Rlap_v1, whole genome shotgun sequence, one genomic interval encodes:
- the LOC139889461 gene encoding protein FAR1-RELATED SEQUENCE 5-like, protein MPKKVFPNARHRYCAWHIKKNELEHLGPLKARYSDFKDMYKQWVKSHTTDEFETRWKIIRDKYNLQSHNLSNEMYNQRTRWAKVFLKDCFFAGMTTSGRSESIHSYFDGYVTSNTMLNEFVVQYDKAVEFRRAAEEDEDFKTMKTKAVLSSVNPIEEKAGTRYTSKMFYVFHKEWIQKLYS, encoded by the coding sequence ATGCCAAAAAAAGTTTTTCCTAATGCCCGTCATCGATATTGTGCATGGCACATTAAGAAGAATGAATTGGAACATCTTGGGCCTCTTAAAGCACGTTATAGTGATTTTAAAGATATGTACAAACAGTGGGTTAAGAGTCATACAACGGATGAATTTGAAACTCGATGGAAAATTATACGTGATAAGTATAACCTTCAAAGTCACAACTTGTCAAACGAGATGTATAACCAACGTACCCGTTGGGCTAAAGTCTTTTTAAAAGATTGTTTTTTTGCTGGAATGACAACAAGTGGAAGAAGTGAGAGTATTCATTCCTACTTTGACGGATATGTTACTTCCAATACTATGCTTAACGAATTTGTAGTCCAATATGATAAAGCTGTGGAGTTTCGACGAGCTGCTGAAGAAGATGAAGACTTCAAAACCATGAAAACTAAGGCGGTTCTTTCTTCAGTTAACCCAATAGAAGAGAAAGCAGGCACGCGTTATACAAGCAAGATGTTTTATGTTTTTCATAAAGAATGGATACAAAAATTATACTCATGA
- the LOC139889462 gene encoding uncharacterized protein — MYWRTVNIRFSDKLDVTCSYSKFETFGILCKHILYVLKKKHVENLPDHYIFPRWTLDARYRVDNYNNRLEDNEKIVSALSLWCVQSKYVKAVEQAKESPSAMKKLDTLLEKFLEEHTIHKNSPQIDNPSRDSNASSSQVNMMPQISVRDLQHLLQQL; from the coding sequence ATGTATTGGAGAACTGTGAACATTCGATTTTCAGATAAGTTAGATGTCACATGTTCTTATTCCAAGTTTGAAACATTTGGAATTTTATGTAAACATATCTTGTATGTTTTGAAGAAGAAGCATGTTGAGAATCTTCCTGATCACTATATCTTTCCAAGGTGGACACTTGATGCTAGGTACAGAGTAGATAATTATAACAATAGACTTGAAGATAATGAAAAAATAGTTAGTGCCTTAAGTTTGTGGTGTGTTCAATCGAAATATGTGAAAGCGGTCGAACAAGCGAAAGAGTCACCCTCTGCCATGAAGAAACTAGATACTCTTTTGGAGAAGTTTTTAGAGGAACATACGATTCACAAAAACTCGCCACAAATTGACAATCCTTCACGAGATTCCAATGCAAGTAGTTCCCAAGTAAACATGATGCCTCAAATATCCGTTCGGGATCTCCAGCACCTGTTACAGCAATTGTGA